A window of the Serratia sarumanii genome harbors these coding sequences:
- the purC gene encoding phosphoribosylaminoimidazolesuccinocarboxamide synthase — translation MQKLAELYRGKAKTVYTTENPDLLVLEFRNDTSALDGQRIEQFDRKGMVNNKFNHFIMSKLEEAGIPTQMERLLSDNEVLVKKLDMVPVECVIRNRAAGSLVKRLGIEEGLVLNPPLFDLFLKNDAMHDPMVNESYCETFGWVSKAHLARMRELSYRANDVLTQLFDDAGLILVDFKLEFGLFNGEVVLGDEFSPDGSRLWDKNTLDKMDKDRFRQSLGGLIEAYEEVARRIGVKLD, via the coding sequence ATGCAAAAGCTAGCTGAGCTGTATCGCGGAAAGGCAAAAACCGTTTACACCACCGAGAATCCCGATCTGTTGGTGTTGGAGTTCCGCAACGATACGTCAGCACTGGATGGTCAGCGCATTGAGCAGTTCGATCGCAAAGGCATGGTGAACAACAAGTTCAACCATTTCATCATGAGCAAACTGGAAGAAGCCGGCATCCCGACCCAGATGGAGCGTCTGCTGTCCGACAACGAAGTGCTGGTGAAAAAGCTGGACATGGTGCCGGTGGAATGCGTGATCCGCAACCGCGCCGCCGGTTCGCTGGTGAAGCGTCTGGGCATCGAAGAAGGCCTGGTGCTGAACCCGCCGCTGTTCGATCTGTTCCTGAAAAACGACGCCATGCACGATCCGATGGTCAACGAATCCTACTGCGAAACCTTCGGCTGGGTGAGCAAAGCGCATCTGGCGCGCATGCGTGAGCTGAGCTACCGCGCCAACGACGTGTTGACCCAGCTGTTCGACGACGCTGGCCTGATCCTGGTCGACTTCAAGCTGGAGTTCGGCCTGTTCAACGGCGAAGTGGTGCTGGGCGATGAGTTCTCGCCGGACGGCAGCCGCCTGTGGGACAAAAACACCCTGGACAAGATGGACAAAGACCGTTTCCGTCAAAGCCTGGGCGGCCTGATCGAAGCCTATGAAGAAGTGGCGCGCCGCATCGGCGTGAAGCTCGACTAA
- a CDS encoding GNAT family N-acetyltransferase, with translation MTTPAPREWQRADYLVSTDPALLDLDAIHAFLTRSSWAEGIDKETVRQSLAHSLCFGLYHGARQIGFARLVTDYATFGYLCDVYVLETYQKSGLGLWLAECCQAHPLMATLRRVMLVTSTAPWLYEKVGYSAINRPDFVWQIARPDIYRR, from the coding sequence ATGACAACCCCTGCCCCACGGGAGTGGCAGCGTGCGGACTATCTCGTCAGCACCGATCCCGCTCTGCTGGATCTCGATGCCATCCATGCATTTCTGACCCGTTCGTCATGGGCGGAAGGCATTGATAAAGAGACCGTCCGCCAGTCCCTCGCCCACAGCCTGTGCTTCGGTTTGTATCACGGCGCCAGGCAGATCGGTTTCGCCCGGCTGGTTACCGATTACGCCACTTTCGGCTATCTGTGCGACGTGTACGTGCTGGAAACGTACCAAAAAAGCGGGCTGGGTCTGTGGCTGGCGGAATGCTGCCAGGCCCATCCGCTGATGGCGACGCTGCGGCGAGTCATGCTGGTCACCAGCACCGCCCCCTGGCTCTATGAAAAAGTGGGCTATAGCGCCATCAACCGCCCCGACTTTGTCTGGCAGATCGCCCGGCCGGACATCTATCGGCGGTAA
- the dapA gene encoding 4-hydroxy-tetrahydrodipicolinate synthase, with the protein MFTGSIVALVTPMDDKGAVDRASLKKLIDYHVASGTAAIVSVGTTGESATLAHDEHVDVVLQTLELADGRIPVIAGTGANATAEAIALTTRFANTGVVGCLTVTPYYNKPTQEGLYQHFKAIAESTELPQILYNVPSRTGCDMLPPTIARLAKIKNIVAVKEATGNLSRVSQIQVLVDDEDFILLSGDDASGLDFMQLGGKGVISVTANVAAREMAELCALAAQGKFAQARRLNQRLMPLHQDLFVEANPIPVKWACKALGLMATDTLRLPMTPLSEAARPVVERALKSVGLL; encoded by the coding sequence ATGTTTACGGGAAGTATTGTTGCACTGGTTACGCCGATGGACGACAAAGGTGCTGTCGATCGCGCGAGCCTGAAAAAATTGATCGATTATCATGTAGCCAGTGGCACCGCGGCGATCGTTTCCGTAGGGACCACCGGCGAGTCCGCAACGCTTGCCCATGACGAGCACGTTGACGTGGTGCTGCAGACGCTGGAGCTGGCCGACGGCCGCATTCCGGTGATCGCCGGCACCGGCGCCAACGCCACCGCCGAAGCCATCGCGCTCACCACCCGCTTCGCCAACACCGGCGTGGTGGGCTGCCTGACGGTGACGCCGTACTACAATAAGCCGACGCAGGAAGGGCTGTATCAGCACTTCAAGGCGATCGCCGAGAGCACCGAGCTGCCGCAGATCCTGTATAACGTGCCTTCGCGCACAGGCTGCGACATGCTGCCGCCGACCATCGCTCGGCTGGCGAAAATCAAGAATATTGTTGCTGTAAAAGAAGCGACGGGGAACTTAAGTCGCGTTAGTCAGATCCAAGTGCTGGTTGACGATGAAGACTTCATTTTGCTGAGCGGCGACGACGCCAGCGGGCTGGACTTCATGCAACTGGGCGGCAAAGGGGTGATTTCCGTGACGGCCAACGTGGCCGCGCGCGAGATGGCGGAACTTTGCGCGCTGGCGGCGCAGGGCAAGTTTGCGCAGGCGCGCCGCTTAAATCAGCGCTTGATGCCGTTGCATCAGGATCTATTTGTAGAAGCAAACCCAATTCCGGTGAAGTGGGCCTGTAAGGCGTTGGGATTGATGGCAACCGATACGCTGCGTCTGCCGATGACGCCGTTGAGCGAAGCCGCCCGCCCGGTGGTGGAGCGCGCGCTGAAAAGCGTCGGTTTGCTGTAA
- a CDS encoding LysE family translocator, with protein sequence MTLALFAAFWAVSILLVITPGMDWAYVISAGIRGRVVVPAVAGLLFGHLLMIASVVAGVGALLIGNPLALTALTLLGAAYLLWIGCNMLLHPPVPGAGEDQRSDSWLRWAGKGVCVSGLNPKVFLLFLALLPQFTDARAEWSVPMQMLALGVVHLISCGLVYLLVGFGSQSVLRTRPQAAKVVGRISGAAMIVIALGLLAEQALK encoded by the coding sequence TGTTCGCCGCTTTTTGGGCGGTATCGATTTTATTGGTGATCACGCCGGGTATGGATTGGGCCTATGTGATCTCGGCGGGCATTCGCGGCCGGGTGGTGGTGCCCGCCGTCGCCGGTTTGCTGTTTGGCCATTTGTTGATGATTGCGAGCGTGGTGGCGGGCGTCGGCGCGCTGCTGATCGGCAACCCGCTGGCGCTGACGGCGCTTACCTTGCTGGGAGCGGCTTACCTCTTGTGGATCGGTTGCAACATGCTGCTGCACCCGCCGGTGCCCGGCGCCGGTGAAGATCAGCGTTCCGACTCCTGGCTGCGCTGGGCCGGCAAGGGCGTGTGCGTCAGCGGCCTGAACCCCAAGGTGTTTCTGCTGTTTTTGGCGCTGCTGCCGCAGTTTACCGACGCCCGGGCCGAATGGTCGGTGCCGATGCAGATGCTGGCGTTGGGCGTCGTGCATTTGATCAGCTGCGGCCTGGTGTATCTGCTGGTGGGATTCGGATCGCAGTCGGTACTGCGCACGCGCCCACAGGCTGCGAAGGTGGTGGGGCGCATCTCCGGCGCGGCGATGATCGTCATCGCCCTCGGGCTGCTGGCCGAACAGGCGCTGAAATAG
- a CDS encoding AI-2E family transporter, protein MLEMLLQWYRRRFTDPQAIALLVILVAGFLILYFLHGILTPLLVAIVLAYLLEWPTARLQRIGCSRTWAASIMLLVFAGVAMLLVFVVAPTAWQQGINLMSDLPGMLNQFYNFAATLPKRYPALVDAGIIDMMAENLRSRLSGMGESVVKFSLASLVGLLTLAIYLILVPMMMFFLLKDKEQLLNAVRRVLPRNRGLAGQVWNEMNQQITNYIRGKVLEMVIVGVATYLVFAVLDMRYSLLLAVLVGFSVLIPYIGAVLVTIPVVVVALFQWGVGADFWTLIVAYLVVQGLDGNLLVPILFSEAVNLHPLVIILSVIVFGGMWGFWGVFFAIPLATLVKAVIHAWPDELRVEVEDEAG, encoded by the coding sequence ATGCTGGAGATGTTATTACAGTGGTACCGCCGCCGCTTCACCGATCCGCAGGCTATCGCGCTGCTGGTGATCCTGGTTGCCGGCTTCCTCATTCTCTATTTTCTGCACGGCATTCTGACCCCGTTGCTGGTCGCCATCGTGCTGGCCTATCTGCTGGAGTGGCCGACCGCGCGCCTGCAGCGCATCGGCTGTTCGCGCACCTGGGCGGCGAGCATCATGCTGCTGGTGTTCGCGGGCGTCGCCATGCTGCTGGTGTTCGTCGTCGCGCCAACCGCCTGGCAACAGGGCATCAATCTGATGAGCGATCTGCCGGGCATGCTCAACCAGTTCTATAACTTCGCCGCGACGCTGCCGAAGCGTTACCCGGCGCTGGTGGATGCCGGCATCATCGACATGATGGCGGAAAACCTGCGCAGCCGGCTGTCCGGCATGGGCGAGTCGGTGGTGAAATTCTCGCTGGCGTCGCTGGTCGGCCTGCTGACGTTGGCTATCTACCTGATCCTGGTGCCGATGATGATGTTCTTCCTGCTGAAAGACAAAGAGCAGCTGCTGAACGCGGTGCGCCGCGTGCTGCCGCGCAATCGCGGCCTGGCGGGGCAGGTCTGGAACGAGATGAATCAGCAGATCACCAACTACATTCGTGGCAAGGTGCTGGAGATGGTGATTGTCGGCGTGGCGACCTACCTGGTGTTCGCCGTGCTGGACATGCGCTATTCGCTGCTGCTGGCGGTGCTGGTGGGCTTCTCGGTGCTGATCCCCTACATCGGCGCGGTGCTGGTCACCATACCGGTGGTGGTGGTGGCGCTGTTCCAGTGGGGCGTCGGCGCCGATTTCTGGACGCTGATCGTCGCCTATCTGGTGGTGCAGGGGCTGGACGGCAACCTGCTGGTGCCGATCCTGTTCTCCGAAGCGGTCAACCTGCATCCGCTGGTGATTATCCTTTCTGTGATCGTGTTCGGCGGGATGTGGGGCTTTTGGGGGGTGTTTTTCGCCATTCCGCTGGCGACGCTGGTGAAGGCGGTGATTCACGCCTGGCCGGATGAACTGCGGGTCGAGGTGGAAGACGAGGCCGGCTGA
- a CDS encoding TonB-dependent receptor, which produces MHNTSTTNFPLRKTLLALTIGALSQGALAADGGAKKNQEDTLVVRAEKHGDFNSGGNDLVPAYLDGQVAHGGRLGMLGEQKAMDVPFNVIGYTAKLVQDQQAKTIADVVSNDAGVQAVQGYGNFAETYRIRGFQLDGDDMTMGGLPGVVPRQVMDTQMLERVEIFKGANALLNGLASSGVGGMINLEPKRAEETPTTQIGLDYTSDSQVGGTLDLGRRFGDDNQFGARVNLVHREGETAVEDDKRRTTLASVGLDYRGDRFRSSLDFGYQKKTFHGGTMGVNISGIDVIPAVPDTRKNYSQQWGYSDIENEFGMAKAEYDLTRDWKAYAGLGAQHGHETGVYSAPKLINANGDATVGRLDTNRIIDAFSGMAGLEGKFTTWAVSHRVNVGYSAQIKRDKTAWRMSANNPTTNIYDNHDVAIPDNAYFGGNYSDPLTTARNRTQGWLFSDTLGFFGDRVLLTAAARHQKVVVRNYSNATGLEDTASRYTQSRWMPTFGLVYKPWETVSLYANHTEALQPGGIAPKEAANFGQSTGIARSKQNEVGVKVDFERVGGSLALFEIKKPATMIDSNNYYTLNGEQRNRGVELNVFGEPAFGLRLNGSATWLSPELTKTQGGRNDGKDAIGVAHFYAVLGAEYDIRPVDGLTATAKVRHTGSQYADSANTKKLDSFTTLDLGLRYRMRLNEDQNTLVWRVGLDNVTNEKYWSGVESNGTYVFQGQARTLKASVTYDF; this is translated from the coding sequence ATGCACAACACCAGTACAACGAATTTCCCTTTACGTAAAACGCTGCTGGCGCTGACTATTGGCGCGCTGAGCCAGGGGGCGCTGGCCGCAGACGGCGGCGCCAAGAAAAACCAGGAGGACACCCTGGTTGTCCGGGCCGAAAAACACGGCGATTTCAACTCCGGCGGCAATGATTTGGTGCCCGCCTACCTGGATGGACAGGTCGCCCACGGCGGCCGCCTGGGAATGTTGGGCGAACAGAAAGCGATGGACGTTCCGTTCAACGTCATAGGTTATACCGCGAAGCTGGTACAGGATCAGCAGGCGAAGACCATCGCCGACGTGGTCAGCAACGACGCGGGTGTACAGGCGGTGCAGGGGTACGGTAACTTCGCCGAAACCTATCGTATTCGCGGTTTCCAACTGGACGGCGACGACATGACGATGGGCGGGCTGCCGGGCGTGGTGCCGCGCCAGGTGATGGATACCCAGATGCTGGAGCGGGTGGAGATCTTCAAAGGGGCGAACGCCCTATTGAACGGCCTGGCTTCCAGCGGCGTTGGCGGCATGATCAATCTTGAACCGAAGCGGGCGGAAGAAACGCCGACCACCCAGATCGGCCTCGACTACACCTCCGATTCTCAGGTGGGCGGCACGCTGGATCTGGGCCGCCGTTTTGGTGACGACAACCAGTTTGGCGCTCGCGTCAACCTGGTGCACCGTGAGGGTGAAACGGCGGTTGAGGATGATAAGCGGCGCACGACGCTGGCATCAGTTGGGCTGGACTATCGCGGCGATCGTTTCCGTTCATCGTTGGACTTCGGTTATCAGAAAAAGACCTTCCATGGGGGAACGATGGGGGTCAACATCAGCGGCATCGATGTGATACCCGCGGTGCCTGACACCCGTAAAAATTACAGTCAGCAGTGGGGCTACAGCGATATCGAGAACGAATTCGGCATGGCGAAAGCGGAATATGATTTAACCCGCGACTGGAAGGCCTATGCCGGCTTGGGCGCGCAGCATGGCCATGAAACCGGTGTTTACAGCGCACCGAAGCTCATCAACGCCAACGGCGACGCCACGGTTGGGCGCCTGGACACCAACCGCATTATCGACGCTTTCAGCGGCATGGCGGGGCTTGAGGGCAAGTTCACGACCTGGGCGGTTTCGCATCGGGTCAACGTCGGCTATTCCGCGCAGATTAAACGCGACAAAACCGCGTGGCGCATGTCCGCCAACAATCCGACGACCAATATCTACGATAACCATGATGTCGCAATACCGGACAATGCCTATTTCGGCGGCAACTACAGCGATCCGCTGACCACGGCGCGTAACCGGACGCAGGGCTGGTTGTTCAGCGATACGTTGGGCTTTTTCGGCGACCGGGTGTTGTTAACGGCGGCGGCGCGCCATCAGAAAGTGGTGGTGCGTAATTACAGCAACGCCACCGGCCTGGAGGATACCGCCTCCCGTTATACGCAAAGCCGCTGGATGCCGACGTTCGGGCTGGTCTACAAGCCGTGGGAAACGGTGTCGCTTTATGCCAACCATACCGAGGCGTTGCAGCCTGGCGGCATTGCGCCGAAAGAGGCGGCTAACTTCGGGCAGAGTACCGGTATCGCCCGTTCCAAGCAAAATGAAGTGGGCGTGAAAGTTGATTTCGAACGCGTGGGCGGTTCGTTGGCGTTGTTTGAAATCAAAAAGCCGGCCACCATGATCGACAGCAACAACTACTACACGTTGAACGGCGAGCAACGTAACCGCGGCGTGGAGTTGAATGTATTTGGCGAACCGGCCTTCGGCCTGCGCCTTAACGGCAGCGCTACCTGGCTTTCGCCCGAGCTGACCAAAACCCAGGGCGGCCGTAACGATGGCAAAGACGCTATCGGCGTAGCGCACTTCTACGCGGTGCTGGGGGCGGAATACGATATCAGGCCGGTCGATGGCCTGACGGCGACGGCGAAAGTGCGGCATACCGGTTCGCAATATGCCGACTCCGCCAATACCAAAAAGCTCGATAGTTTCACGACCCTGGATCTCGGCCTTCGCTATCGCATGCGTTTGAATGAGGATCAAAATACGCTGGTATGGCGTGTGGGGTTGGACAACGTCACGAACGAGAAGTATTGGTCCGGCGTAGAAAGCAATGGCACTTACGTCTTCCAGGGACAGGCGAGAACGCTGAAAGCGTCGGTAACTTACGACTTCTAA
- a CDS encoding YncE family protein, protein MKMKISVLALLTGMALSGCAPHQTNSSSPAVQPLAQVAQSDSVVKRQLAYGLYEMALTPGGDALYVASAESFKDVQGGVVYKLDAKTLKTLGTTHTDLKNFAMQAAADGKTLYVSNSLDGGISAIGAADGKVKGRLLFSERNEKGLPYGARQILAHDNTLYVGAVADPAQIWVVDAESLKLKTRIKNTGKWMTGLHYSEQTQRVYAANGSGEILVINPRSNRIEKRWKPLGDQPALLLNMAEDEATGRLFVTDNSKAKTTLVLDIHTGKLLKRLDVGDSLAVVFNPRRNEIYISQRESGNVLSLDATTYAVKQRWPLPPNPNSLLLSADGQTLFVTVKQPFNKDHSTQGPDSVVRIALNK, encoded by the coding sequence ATGAAAATGAAAATCTCTGTGCTCGCCCTGCTGACGGGTATGGCGCTAAGCGGCTGTGCGCCGCACCAAACCAATTCCTCTTCTCCTGCTGTGCAACCTCTCGCGCAAGTGGCGCAATCCGACAGCGTCGTCAAACGCCAACTGGCTTATGGCTTGTATGAAATGGCGCTGACGCCAGGGGGAGATGCGCTGTACGTCGCCAGCGCCGAAAGTTTTAAAGATGTGCAGGGCGGCGTGGTCTATAAGCTGGACGCCAAGACCCTGAAAACCCTTGGCACGACGCATACCGACCTGAAAAATTTCGCCATGCAGGCCGCTGCGGATGGGAAAACCCTTTATGTCAGCAATTCGCTGGACGGCGGCATCAGCGCAATCGGCGCCGCCGACGGTAAGGTGAAAGGGCGTTTGCTGTTCAGCGAGCGCAATGAGAAAGGGTTGCCGTATGGTGCGCGCCAAATTCTGGCTCACGACAACACGCTGTATGTGGGGGCGGTGGCCGACCCGGCGCAAATTTGGGTGGTTGACGCTGAATCGCTCAAGCTGAAAACGCGCATTAAAAATACCGGCAAATGGATGACCGGCCTGCATTACTCCGAACAGACCCAACGCGTGTATGCCGCCAATGGCAGCGGCGAGATCCTGGTGATCAACCCGCGTTCCAACCGCATCGAAAAACGCTGGAAACCGTTGGGAGACCAACCCGCACTGCTGCTCAATATGGCGGAGGACGAGGCTACCGGTCGTTTGTTCGTCACCGACAACTCCAAGGCGAAGACCACGCTGGTCTTGGATATTCACACCGGGAAGTTATTGAAGCGGCTTGATGTGGGCGACTCTTTGGCTGTCGTTTTCAATCCACGGCGCAACGAAATTTACATCTCGCAGCGTGAATCCGGCAATGTGCTGAGCCTGGATGCGACGACCTATGCGGTGAAACAGCGCTGGCCGCTGCCGCCGAATCCAAACAGCTTGCTGCTGTCGGCAGACGGCCAGACATTGTTCGTTACGGTCAAACAGCCGTTTAACAAAGATCATTCCACTCAGGGGCCGGACAGCGTGGTTCGCATCGCGTTGAATAAATAA
- the bcp gene encoding thioredoxin-dependent thiol peroxidase → MSPLKAGDTAPKFSLPDQDGEEINLADFQGQRVLVYFYPKAMTPGCTVQACGLRDNMDELKKAGVEVLGISTDKPEKLSRFAEKELLNFTLLSDEDHQVSQQFGVWGEKTFMGKTYDGIHRISFLIDAKGKIEKVFDDFKTTNHHDIVLNYLQQ, encoded by the coding sequence ATGAGCCCATTGAAAGCCGGTGACACAGCGCCGAAATTTAGTTTGCCTGACCAGGACGGTGAGGAAATTAATTTGGCCGACTTCCAGGGACAGCGAGTTTTGGTTTACTTCTATCCGAAGGCGATGACGCCGGGCTGCACCGTGCAAGCCTGCGGCCTGCGGGACAACATGGACGAATTGAAAAAGGCCGGCGTCGAAGTGCTGGGCATCAGCACCGACAAACCGGAAAAACTGTCGCGCTTCGCCGAAAAGGAGCTGCTCAACTTCACGCTGTTGTCTGATGAAGATCATCAAGTGTCGCAACAGTTTGGCGTGTGGGGCGAGAAAACCTTCATGGGCAAGACCTACGACGGTATTCACCGCATCAGTTTCCTGATCGACGCCAAAGGCAAGATTGAAAAAGTGTTTGATGATTTCAAAACCACCAATCACCACGACATCGTTTTGAACTACCTGCAGCAGTAA
- a CDS encoding glycine cleavage system transcriptional repressor has protein sequence MVTPLSTTGSAILPQSDEHYLVITALGADRPGIVNTITRHVSSCGCNIEDSRLAMLGEEFTFIMLLSGSWNAITLIESTLPQKGAELDLLIVMKRTNSHERPPMPATVWVQVEVKDSPHIIERFTDLFDSSQMNIAELVSRTQPADGDLPPQLYIQITAHSSGDRDASNIEQAFHRLCTELNAQGSISVVNYPQHDEKDGE, from the coding sequence ATGGTAACCCCATTAAGCACGACAGGAAGCGCTATTTTGCCTCAGTCAGACGAACACTATCTCGTGATTACCGCGCTCGGCGCCGACCGCCCCGGAATCGTCAATACCATCACCCGCCACGTCAGCAGTTGCGGATGCAATATCGAAGATAGCCGTCTGGCCATGCTGGGAGAGGAGTTCACGTTCATCATGCTGCTGTCCGGCAGTTGGAACGCCATCACCCTGATCGAATCCACCCTGCCGCAAAAAGGCGCGGAGCTGGATCTGCTGATCGTGATGAAACGCACAAACTCGCACGAAAGGCCGCCGATGCCGGCCACGGTGTGGGTGCAGGTGGAAGTGAAGGACTCGCCGCACATCATCGAACGCTTTACCGATCTGTTCGACTCCAGCCAGATGAATATCGCCGAACTGGTCTCGCGCACGCAGCCGGCGGACGGCGACCTGCCGCCGCAGCTGTATATCCAAATCACCGCCCACAGCTCCGGCGATCGGGACGCCTCAAATATTGAGCAAGCCTTCCATCGCCTATGTACAGAATTGAACGCGCAAGGCAGTATTAGCGTGGTGAACTATCCACAGCATGACGAGAAAGATGGAGAGTAG
- the bamC gene encoding outer membrane protein assembly factor BamC, with protein sequence MAYSLQKSTVAKVVGISLVMMLAACSSDQRYKRQVSGDEAYLDAAPLKALNAPSGMILPVQSGNYDVPATTLQGNVGKQLDIRPPVQPLALLSGSRAQYAGDSGTLLLENSPQNQNLWSRVVSLLQAKNIAIASRQDAGQTLTTDWVKWNRLDEDNQYEGRYQISVQQQGYQQALVVKSVGLQQQGKTEQVTDQSEIQRYNGMMINTLIEGLDKQDNLASSQTASRFGALDVQSGADDTGLPMLVVRGPYTVVWDRLPPALEKLGMKVGDRSRPQGTVAVTYKSLSSSDWDALGVKDPELAEGDYKLQVGDLNNRTSLQFIDPKGKPLTQSKNDALVAAFQSAFSKTSVN encoded by the coding sequence ATGGCTTATTCATTGCAAAAGTCGACGGTAGCAAAAGTAGTGGGCATCTCTTTGGTGATGATGCTGGCGGCCTGCAGCAGCGATCAGCGCTACAAGCGCCAGGTCAGCGGCGACGAGGCCTACCTCGACGCGGCTCCGCTCAAGGCGCTGAACGCGCCGTCCGGCATGATCCTGCCGGTGCAGAGCGGCAACTATGACGTTCCCGCCACGACGCTGCAAGGCAACGTCGGCAAGCAGTTGGACATTCGTCCGCCGGTGCAGCCGTTGGCGCTGCTGAGCGGTTCTCGCGCGCAATACGCCGGCGACAGCGGCACGCTGCTGCTGGAAAACAGCCCGCAGAACCAGAACCTGTGGTCGCGCGTGGTCAGCCTGCTGCAGGCGAAGAACATCGCGATCGCTTCGCGCCAGGACGCCGGTCAGACCCTGACCACCGACTGGGTGAAGTGGAACCGTCTGGACGAAGACAACCAGTACGAAGGCCGTTATCAGATCAGCGTGCAGCAACAGGGCTACCAGCAGGCGCTGGTAGTGAAAAGCGTTGGCCTGCAGCAGCAGGGCAAGACCGAACAGGTGACCGATCAGTCTGAGATCCAGCGCTACAACGGCATGATGATCAACACCCTGATCGAAGGCCTGGACAAGCAGGACAACCTGGCGAGCAGCCAGACCGCCAGCCGTTTCGGCGCGCTGGACGTGCAGAGCGGCGCCGATGACACCGGCCTGCCGATGCTGGTGGTGCGCGGCCCGTACACCGTGGTGTGGGATCGCCTGCCGCCGGCGCTCGAAAAACTGGGGATGAAAGTGGGTGACCGCAGCCGTCCGCAGGGCACCGTCGCCGTGACCTACAAGTCCCTGAGCAGCAGCGATTGGGATGCGTTGGGCGTCAAGGATCCTGAACTGGCGGAAGGGGATTACAAGCTGCAGGTCGGCGATCTCAACAACCGCACCAGCCTGCAATTCATCGATCCGAAAGGCAAACCGCTGACCCAGTCGAAAAACGACGCACTGGTGGCGGCATTCCAGTCTGCCTTCAGTAAAACCAGCGTTAACTAA